In the Pirellulales bacterium genome, GGCGGTAACTTGGCGCTCGACTTCGGCTACGGCATCCAGCGGTCCAGCCAGAACTCGGGCGATATGTATGCGCGCGGAAACCTGACGCTTGGCAACTTGAGCGACGTGACGGGGAATCTGTACGCGAATCATAGCGTGACGCTCGGTAACGATGAGTCGGTGACGGGCAATATTCGCTACGGCACCGGTTACACGAACGGTAGCTCTTTCAACACGATCGGCGGCACCACGACACAGCAATTCGACACCGTGGCCCCGGTCGGCTTGCCCAAGGCAACCAGCTTTACGCCTGGCTTTACCGATGCCATTCATAGCACCAGCTTTTCCTTGGCACCCGGATCGTACGGCGCGGTCACCGAAAGCGGGCTGTTCGAGAGCGTGCATCTGACTTCGGGCACGTACTACCTGAATTCGCTGTCGTTGCTGGATTCGACTTCGTTGTATCTGGACTTCAACGGCACGCAGCCGATCAAGGTTTACGTGCAGGGGGACATCAAGATCGACAGCGGCTTTAATGTCTACGTGAACGGAGTCGCCGTCGGTAACGGCAACAATGGGCTGCAAACCGGGTACGCGGGACTGACCCTCTTCGAGACGCACGGCAACTTCACGATGGGCTCCGGCTTTCTGAACTATTTCTACGGCACGATCTTCGCGCCGCAGGGTTCG is a window encoding:
- a CDS encoding PEP-CTERM sorting domain-containing protein — protein: MSGSFVYLHQGKVMLRINSTLAIIASLLFPALASAAQPTTATGYAIYGAGNVELTSYSTSIGPIYAGGNLALDFGYGIQRSSQNSGDMYARGNLTLGNLSDVTGNLYANHSVTLGNDESVTGNIRYGTGYTNGSSFNTIGGTTTQQFDTVAPVGLPKATSFTPGFTDAIHSTSFSLAPGSYGAVTESGLFESVHLTSGTYYLNSLSLLDSTSLYLDFNGTQPIKVYVQGDIKIDSGFNVYVNGVAVGNGNNGLQTGYAGLTLFETHGNFTMGSGFLNYFYGTIFAPQGSVTMNVQDMFGSIIAGGDIKGNVYMDERSSQLVTAPEPSTIALVAIAIPGLALLALRRRKSAVA